The genomic DNA aacaaaatgtggaaaaagtctgaatactttccaaatgcactgtatgtgatcaTCCGATATGTGTCTATTGCCGACTGATGAAAATACAAATGTTGATCACAAAAAATGAGGATCGCCTTGAGGTTCGTGTTTCATTGAAACACCTGACTCACATTTGAAATCGCAGTAGAACTTGAGTGGTGGCATGTTCCTGTGGACGGTTTCATCTCCCCATGGCTGGCCTAGTGGCAGCATCTGCCTGCGGCGAGCCCGGCCCTGCCCGTCCTGCTCGGTCCCGATCAGACGGCCTGACAGCTCCCAGTCCCGGATCTCAAACAGGTAACGAGGATAGTCCCAGATTTTCACTGGCAAAGGGGGAAAAATTATTTTGATTAAATATAAAGATAATATTATCAATATAAATAATTAAGGTACGGAGCAgtggtcaaatgtagtgtactataaaaGGTAattgggttccatttgggacacaaccccaTCACTCACCCAAGAAGGCAGTGAGGTTGAACTTGATTGCCCGGCACCACTGGACTACCTGGGGGAGCCCTTCTCTGGGGAAGGGGCTGACTCCGTCGACGTCCCTCAGCTGCTCGCGGACTTGCTGCGGCCCGTGGAGGGACTGGTCGGCCAGGGCCACCAGCTCCAGGTCGGACACTGTGCAGGTCAGAAGAGACTTCCTCATGGGCGTGTTGGAGTAGAGGTGACGGGAGCGCTGGATGTAGATCTCTATGTGTTTGCGCTCTAGAGACGTATACAGCTCTTCTATCGTCCTGGCAGGCAGCAGTTCTCGGTACTGCTTCTGTTGGTCAGCCACCTTCTTGTCCAGCAGCTGGAGCCTCTTGGAGCTCTCCTTGCTCTCGTCCTTCA from Salmo trutta chromosome 26, fSalTru1.1, whole genome shotgun sequence includes the following:
- the LOC115163425 gene encoding protein KIAA0100 isoform X2 — translated: MKDESKESSKRLQLLDKKVADQQKQYRELLPARTIEELYTSLERKHIEIYIQRSRHLYSNTPMRKSLLTCTVSDLELVALADQSLHGPQQVREQLRDVDGVSPFPREGLPQVVQWCRAIKFNLTAFLVKIWDYPRYLFEIRDWELSGRLIGTEQDGQGRARRRQMLPLGQPWGDETVHRNMPPLKFYCDFKCESGVSMKHEPQGDPHFL